The sequence TGAACAATACTTTAACATCAATTAAGTgttacaattattatatttgcaaattattattatatttaaaaacactATTTATTCCTAAAAGGATTCGAATACTTTTATGATCCTCCAATAATCTAcgtttgtataataaatatatgtcggagaagaGTCAGGAATAGAGTTGTGGGCGTTTGATAGACCTCCCTTGGAGTTGGCCATCGTTGTGTTATAACGAAGATACGGCCTGGTACTACGAGTATGAACACTACCGATTCGACAATCAACAGCGGTGGTTGGGCACTTGCGATGCTAGTGACgttggtcttaggttcgataacgaatccacggccaCCGGGATGATAGATATACTTGCTCTAACAGATCGTAAGGCGCTACTCtcttcgtcgatgagatcgcaagaAAGAATGACTTTTCGTCCcaatgatgccacagaggaaaactatgatgaggtgtgtctaaggacacgagatcaccGGATTCGTCGAGTATAGCCCTCGTTccgaaagtaagggaaattgacgtcgctgtcaattggtcaatttgggacaaagactgccTGTCCGTTTGAAAAATCTTAATTACCAAAAAAACCCAGGTTTTATAGCGGGTCCTCAGGCTAACAGAACTTGTGCTGTGTAAGTGCCTCAGCATCTGGTATTCATataaatactataaatatcatatatgtgtatatgtagGTTGTTGAATTATTTTAGAGTTTTGTAGACATAATCTTGATGTTCCCTTCTTATTATAgatatcatattattttaaacagttagattttatttatttgtgattaaaacaaattaaaaggatacatttttaaaacataaatcatgtgtaaatatattttatctgcCAAAAGTGAAAAGggttcaaatattttcgtaacccgctatgtatgtatatcgatAGTAAcaattaaaacgaaaaaatgttatatccGACAGTAAATTTATGTATAAGAGTATGTATTAAATAATGTcataaatagtaaaataaattgtagcctttgaaagaattatttaaaaatgttgaaatatttattggaattttaatCCAGCGTCTACTTTACGGTTAGTGTTAAATACATAtaggagatgaaaggacaccacAGCCTCCCCTTTGGAAATTTGGGAAAATCCCTTAACACCTGTGGAGGGAGGTAGttcaaatatcaatattatagTCTAAGTGTCGTGAGCACTTTATTTCTAATGCTTTGGTACAAAGCACAAGTCCTGGTATATAATTAATCGGAATAAATACGCGCGTGTGTCGAGAAACTTCGTATACACATTGATGCGTCGATATGCTTACTCTTCGATTGCTAGACTCTCTCGCTCGTCAATTCGctcgtttatttatatcgGTCGGGGGACAGTCGGAAAGTTTGAACTCGACTGCGTTTGACGGTTGAAAGTaacggcgacattgttttgctcggagtttgattattaatacaatatgtGTGTGTCCTACGATATTGAtgctccgaggcaaaacaacaataagatttgaatttattagcGTGCCGCTACATaccgtaatctagattctaccataggcgtaattaaacaattgtcgtcattcaatccgattgccgaacgtagccgcggtcaagggatgaacgttttgtctaacaaaggtatgaagtaatagtatagctctccttaaaagaaatattcgtggcgacacgcgacagtaaacattccaacggtttctgtcccgtggctcgccacacgcagaccctattcttcgagtaagatgattaccagatgtcgacgcaTCTCCACgttacatgttcagctagcccgaggacccgttataaatcttaggattcaACTacctaaagtccttcaaacagacaaacagtctttgtttcAACTAGGGGAAagtaggggagacctatttttcaacgagcggcgtctcccactagcaactttccctcgagggcggctagcatctttttctaaccaccgatatggagattgaccaattagcagcaacgctaatttcccttactttctgaacgaaggcttttctcgacgaatccgatgatctcgtgtcctcagacacaccccatcatagttttcctctacAGCGTCACCGTGACGGACACTCACTCTCTCGTACGAGCTCATCAACTAGTTACATAGCGCTTTCTTACGATCAGTGAATTTCTCACGTTCTAACATAGAGTCCAACTTAGACTTTGACGAAACAATAAATTCGCTATCCCGTtaaccgcggattcgttatcgaacccgAGGCTATTGTCATTAGTGTCGCGAGTGCCCAGTCGCCGCCGTTAATTGTGAATTCTGTAGCTTCCATACTTGTGTTAATAAACTGTACCTTTGTTATACCACAACGATGGCTAATTTCAATGAAGATTCACCAAACACCCACAACCCTACCCACAACGCCAACCCGACATCAGAAATGGGATCAGTGGTGAACCTAACAGTGGAAGGACTCATAACCCCCGTGCAACAGATAATCAAGCTGCTAGTGCCACAACCGAGTGTGGAACCCGGAAACATAGTGCTACCATGCTTTAACCCAGCAATCGCCGATCCAACCGCATGGTGCGCAGCTGTTAACCTGCTTATGAAGGATAATCCTCTACAAGACAGCGCGCTAGTTTCTGCTTTAAAAAATGCTCTAGAGGGTTCTGCAGCGCATTGGTTTACACAGATAGTGAATGGCGAAGAGCTTACCTGGCCGATGTTTAAGGAACTTTTTTTTACGCGTTTTGGTGGTAAAGATACAGCAACCTCGACACTAATGAGTATACTCAGGGAACCACAACAGGAGGACGAAAACATGGCGGCTTACGCCAATCGTCTCCACTGGCTTCTGGAGACGAAGTGGCAAAATACCACTATGGCTGAAATAATCAACGCTACCATTCTTTGTCAATTGAGCCCACGAGATCAGCGCATCGAACAGATAGCAGTTGGGAAGGATATCAAGACCAAGGATCAGTTTCTACATGAAATGAAAGCTGTCGCTCTCGCGAGGAGGCCGGCATCTTCAAGTGACACATTAATGGGTCCCGAAGGCAAACGACACAAGCCATCTGTCGGCCGGTATAGGTGCTTTTACTGTGGTATCCCCGGACATAAAATAGCGCAATGCCGCAAGAGGATAAATTTGGAGAGACAGACGAATATACGATCACCTACATCGTCCAGGGCGTTTTATTTCAAGTCCCACGAGGAGGCTTAGGtatcctttcatctccgacatagagatatataaatatatatttatatatatgtatagtgcAAAAACgatgtttataaaaaatgaaagagtAATGGCTAATATCGTCAGTATCGTATAACGAAAATCgaagaaatgaaataagattaattaaatttatattcaacaGATCAAACATTAAGGGTTCgctaatttattataaaaatgcagGATGTATTTCGTTAGTTCTTGGttgtatatcttttattaataaattttgttatttaatgaTTTAGTGATGAGtctgaagaattttaatatgtatgttattttttgtaaaatgaatatttatgaaactGAATATTTATGTCAAATTTCGGTTGTTACACGTGCagattaattataaatattaatttatcgcAAGTAACAGTTCCTATTGTGTAGAGTAGGACAATGTACTAATTAAACCAACAGTACCGAAATACTAATAAATCTATTACTTTTAAGGAGATCTACTAAACAAGTATAAAGGATGTTTGCtgtttaaagaaaaataataaaaaagctCGGTGAATACAAACTTTAGATATAAAACTGTCAgacttataaaaaaataaccTCATAGTAGGTTATTgctatatttttgtaatatctaTAGCTTCTTTATacgtaaattttactttttaatttaatcttaatttttcgcagacaaaatttttattcgattaaaaagTATCCATGACCAtctctttccttttataaAACTCTTATTTACAGAAAATTTCTctcgaattaaaaaatatccaTAACTACGTTTTTTTGTTTATACAAAGTACATCAATCAagtattaactttttaatctATTTATCGTTACTATTTATCGTACTAGAATGTAAATCAGAgaagtaaaattatttgttttgcTTTTCATTATCCAGTTTGCACATTGCAATGTAAATATCGCTCCTATCTGTGTATTTTACATTTCAACACCAATAAAACTCACATTTACATTCTTTCCTTAAAAAATACCAGTTTCAAGGAGCTAGTAAGCACTGAATATCAAGCAACCAATtgaatattctaatatttgcTTTGAAATGcaactatgaaaattattctttccttttaatattattattcccATAGTATTCGTATGACTGCATATTCAGAATTATAAAGTAGCATATAATCCTCATCTGATACTGATTATTgaactataaataaattttattccatttgtaaatattctttacgcattcctacatttcaaaatatttatatgaaatactTACTTGTCACGTGACACGTAAAAGAATGACAGATAACTATTTATGATTATCAACAAGATTTTTGCAAGCTTAACGAATGGCGAATAGgagcataaaatattttaatctatATTATGACTCGATAGcaaatgtttatgcaaattcaaatttttatgaacaaaTACTTAAATGGAACCTATGAAAAGGAGGATATGTTATATTTAAGAATAAAATGGCGGTCCctatttatcgaaaattttacataataaacTTAAAAgacataaatgcataaacatctgTAGTCTAattctaatattattattattattgcttagtCCGTGCCTTTCGGTTTTGGACAAATtttcggttttacatctcttatGTCTATTTCTCTTCTTATATGTCTACCTTCCCTCTTACCCACTCTATTTTATTGCACTCCCTTAATTATTCTATCTCTAAAAACTAAAACTAGAA is a genomic window of Bombus huntii isolate Logan2020A chromosome 1, iyBomHunt1.1, whole genome shotgun sequence containing:
- the LOC126866705 gene encoding uncharacterized protein LOC126866705, which produces MANFNEDSPNTHNPTHNANPTSEMGSVVNLTVEGLITPVQQIIKLLVPQPSVEPGNIVLPCFNPAIADPTAWCAAVNLLMKDNPLQDSALVSALKNALEGSAAHWFTQIVNGEELTWPMFKELFFTRFGGKDTATSTLMSILREPQQEDENMAAYANRLHWLLETKWQNTTMAEIINATILCQLSPRDQRIEQIAVGKDIKTKDQFLHEMKAVALARRPASSSDTLMGPEGKRHKPSVGRYRCFYCGIPGHKIAQCRKRINLERQTNIRSPTSSRAFYFKSHEEA